CCGTCGGCGGCGGCCCCGTCGGGCGGCGTCCCGGAGCCGAAACCGGCCGAGTTCACCGGCTGGCACGACCCGGCGAACTCGGGCAAGCCGTGGGGCGACAAGGTGCAGGGCCTGCTCACCTTCCGCGGCAACCCGACGCGCAGCTTCTACGGCACCGGGCCGATGCCGAAGGAGCAGCCCGAGGAGCTGTGGAAGTTCCCGAAGTCGGGGCAGATGTGCCGCAACTCGAAGGACGAGACCGGCGTGCGGCTGTGGTGCGGCATGGGCTGGACCGGGCAGCCCGCCGTGTTCGAGCGTGACGGGCGCACCTGGCTGGTGTTCGGCGCGTACGACGGCAACGTGCACTTCCTGGACGCCGAGACCGGCGAGCGCATCCTGCCCGACTTCCCCACCGGCGACATCATCAAGGGTTCGGTGACCGTCGACCCGGACGGCTTCCCGCTGCTCTACACCGGCTCGCGGGACAACTTCTTCCGCATCATCGCGATGGACCGCGACAAGCCAAAGGAGCTGTTCAAGCTCGACGCGTACGCGGTCAAGCCGACGATGTGGAACAACGACTGGGACAGCTCGCCCATCGTCATCGACGACTACGTGTTCGAGGGCGGCGAGAACAGCCAGTTCCACGTGCTCAAGCTCAACCGGAAGTACGACGGCCAGGGCAAGGTCACGGTCAAGCCGGAGCTGGTGTGGCACACCCCCGGCTGGGACGCGCAGCTGCTCAAGGACGCCGGGCACCAGACCGTGTCGATCGAGAACTCGGTGAACGTCACCGGCAACACCATCTACTTCGCCAACTCGGCCGGGCTGGTGCAGGGCTGGGACATCAGCGGGCTGAAGGAGGGGAAGAAGCCCAAGCGGGTGCTGCGCTTCTGGACCGGCGACGACACCGACGGCTCGATCGTCTCCGACGAGCAGGGCATGCTCTACGTCGGCTCGCAGTACGAGAAGGGCAACGCCCGGTCCAAGGCGATGGGCCAGATGATGAAGCTGGACCCGAGCAAGCCCGACGACCCGGTGGTGTGGAAGGTCGACGACCACGCGGCCAAGCCCGCGGGCATCTACAGCACCGTCGCGCTGCACAAGGACATCGTGATCTACGGTACGCACCTCGGCGAGCTGGTCGGGATCGACCGGATGAGCGGCGAGGTGCGCTGGCGGCACCGGCTGGCCGGCCTGGGCCACGGCTCGCCCGTCATCGTCGACGACGTGCTCATCATCGGTGACTGCAGCCGGGGCTACCTGCACGCGTTCGACGTCGCCGACACCTCGGCCGCGCCGAAGCCGCTGTGGAAGATCAAGCCGGGGCTGTGCATCGAGTCGACCCCGGCCGTGTGGAAGGGCCGCATCTACGTCGGCACCCGCGCGGGCCAGATCCACGCCCTGGGCGTCCGGTGACGATCACGGTCCCCGACTGGGCCGGGCAGGTCGCCGACGAGCAGCCGTACCCGATGGTCTTCGCCACGATCAGCGGGGCGCACCTGTACGGGTTCGCCTCGGTCGACTCCGATGTGGACCTGCGCGCCGCGCACGTGCTGCCGATCAGCGAGGTCGCCGGGCTGCGGCACGGCCCGGAGACGATCAACCACATCGGCGACCGGGACGGCGTCGAGCTGGACCTGGTCACCCACGACCTGGCCAAGTGCGCCCGGCTGCTGCTGGGCCGCAGCGGCGACGTGCTGGAGCAGGTGACCTCGCCGCTGGTGGTACGCACCTCCCCGCTGCACGAGGAGCTGCTGTCGCTGGTGCCCGGCTGTCTCACCGACGGCTACGGCGCCCACTACCTGGGCTTCTCCATCTCCTCGGAGAAGCTGTTCGCGAAGACCGGCGAGCTCAAGCCCGCCCTCTACCTGCTGCGGACGCTGGCCACCGGGCTGCACCTGATGCGCACCGGACAGGTCCAGGCCGACCTGAACCTGCTGTGGCAGGACGCGCGGCTGCCGTACGTGCCGGACCTGATCGCCGCCAAGCGCCAGGGCGAGCACCGCCCGCTCGGCGTGGACCCCGGCCTGCCCACCCCTGACGCGATCATGGCGGACGTGGTCCGGCTACGGGCGGAGCTGACGGACGCGAAGGCGGCGACCGGGCTGCCCCAGCAGCCGGCCGCCGCCGACGCCCTGCACGAACTCGTCGTGCGGGCCCGCCTGCGCCCCTGACCGGCGCAGGCGGGGGTTCTCGTTACCGCCTGCGCCAGTTGCGCCCGCGCACCGCGGTCGCGAAACCGGCCAGGTGCAGGGCGACGAACAGCAGACCCGTGATGGTCAGCGTGCCGGGGGTGAACAGCGGCTCCAGACCCTCGCCGAGCAGGTCCAGCAGCAGCGCGAAGCCGAAGCAGATCGCCGCGATGATCGCGAACATCATGACTCCAATGAGGTCGGTAAGGGTGGCTCACTGGCAGTGAGGTGTCCACGAGACCGGTCCCGTAAACCTGGCCGTGCT
The Catellatospora sp. IY07-71 DNA segment above includes these coding regions:
- a CDS encoding PQQ-binding-like beta-propeller repeat protein, with protein sequence MKRPLAVLTAALFALAVAACDSAAPEPSFVPPSAAAPSGGVPEPKPAEFTGWHDPANSGKPWGDKVQGLLTFRGNPTRSFYGTGPMPKEQPEELWKFPKSGQMCRNSKDETGVRLWCGMGWTGQPAVFERDGRTWLVFGAYDGNVHFLDAETGERILPDFPTGDIIKGSVTVDPDGFPLLYTGSRDNFFRIIAMDRDKPKELFKLDAYAVKPTMWNNDWDSSPIVIDDYVFEGGENSQFHVLKLNRKYDGQGKVTVKPELVWHTPGWDAQLLKDAGHQTVSIENSVNVTGNTIYFANSAGLVQGWDISGLKEGKKPKRVLRFWTGDDTDGSIVSDEQGMLYVGSQYEKGNARSKAMGQMMKLDPSKPDDPVVWKVDDHAAKPAGIYSTVALHKDIVIYGTHLGELVGIDRMSGEVRWRHRLAGLGHGSPVIVDDVLIIGDCSRGYLHAFDVADTSAAPKPLWKIKPGLCIESTPAVWKGRIYVGTRAGQIHALGVR
- a CDS encoding DNA polymerase beta superfamily protein, coding for MTITVPDWAGQVADEQPYPMVFATISGAHLYGFASVDSDVDLRAAHVLPISEVAGLRHGPETINHIGDRDGVELDLVTHDLAKCARLLLGRSGDVLEQVTSPLVVRTSPLHEELLSLVPGCLTDGYGAHYLGFSISSEKLFAKTGELKPALYLLRTLATGLHLMRTGQVQADLNLLWQDARLPYVPDLIAAKRQGEHRPLGVDPGLPTPDAIMADVVRLRAELTDAKAATGLPQQPAAADALHELVVRARLRP